One segment of Paenibacillus sp. FSL R7-0337 DNA contains the following:
- the ilvA gene encoding threonine ammonia-lyase IlvA — MREGENRIVGMEDIVRAHHVLREVIVRTPLQLDAVLSAKYGCNVYLKREDLQIVRSFKIRGAYNMIRSLSDEDRAKGIVCASAGNHAQGVAYSCKALGIKGKIFMPSTTPNQKIKQVRRFGGEFVEVILKGDTFDDAYDEALQACIDYSMTLIHPFDEPRIIAGNGTIAMEVMENLDKPADFVFVTIGGGGLAAGVATYIKTVSPATKVIGVEPSGAASMSEAMQSGEVITLKEINKFVDGAAVKRVGGLTFDICSKLLDDVVKVPEGKACTTILELYNENAIVVEPAGSLPIAALDMYRDQIRGKSVVCIVSGGNNDIDRMQEIKERSLIYEGLKHYFMVNFPQRAGALREFLTEVVGPDDDITRFEYTKKNEKENGPALVGIELMSTDAYAPLIERMKQKGVDYVEINKDVNLFSMLI; from the coding sequence ATGAGAGAAGGCGAAAACCGGATCGTAGGAATGGAAGATATTGTACGCGCACACCATGTGCTGCGGGAGGTTATCGTCCGTACGCCGCTCCAGCTGGATGCGGTATTGTCGGCCAAATACGGCTGTAATGTGTACTTGAAACGTGAGGATCTGCAGATTGTACGCTCCTTCAAAATCCGGGGGGCCTATAATATGATCCGCAGTCTGTCTGACGAAGACAGAGCCAAGGGCATCGTCTGCGCCAGTGCGGGAAATCATGCCCAGGGCGTGGCTTATTCCTGCAAGGCACTCGGCATCAAAGGCAAGATATTCATGCCGAGCACTACTCCTAATCAGAAGATTAAGCAGGTCCGGCGCTTCGGCGGCGAATTCGTTGAGGTGATTCTGAAGGGGGATACCTTCGATGATGCTTATGATGAAGCGCTGCAGGCTTGCATAGACTATAGCATGACCCTGATTCACCCGTTCGATGAGCCGCGTATTATTGCCGGCAACGGTACCATAGCCATGGAGGTAATGGAGAATCTGGACAAGCCTGCGGACTTCGTGTTCGTCACCATCGGCGGCGGCGGGCTGGCAGCCGGTGTAGCCACCTATATCAAAACGGTGAGTCCGGCAACTAAGGTGATCGGTGTGGAGCCTAGCGGCGCGGCTTCAATGAGTGAGGCCATGCAGAGCGGCGAGGTAATCACCCTGAAGGAGATCAACAAGTTCGTGGACGGCGCGGCGGTGAAGCGTGTCGGCGGCCTGACCTTCGATATCTGCTCGAAGCTTCTGGATGATGTGGTGAAGGTGCCGGAGGGGAAGGCGTGTACCACTATTCTGGAGCTGTATAACGAGAACGCCATTGTGGTGGAGCCTGCCGGTTCCCTCCCCATTGCTGCACTGGACATGTACCGTGATCAGATCCGCGGCAAAAGCGTGGTCTGCATCGTCAGCGGCGGCAACAACGATATCGACCGGATGCAGGAGATCAAGGAGCGTTCCCTGATCTATGAGGGCCTTAAGCATTACTTCATGGTCAACTTCCCGCAGCGCGCGGGTGCCCTGCGCGAGTTCCTGACCGAGGTGGTCGGTCCGGACGATGACATTACCCGGTTCGAGTACACGAAGAAGAATGAGAAGGAGAACGGCCCGGCCCTGGTTGGCATTGAGCTGATGTCTACCGATGCCTACGCCCCGCTGATTGAGCGGATGAAGCAGAAGGGCGTCGATTATGTGGAGATCAACAAGGATGTTAATCTGTTCAGTATGCTGATCTAA
- a CDS encoding DUF1129 family protein, whose product MKVKAMIKQNNLLREQMTPSNRSYFEDMILAMRASSVDAVRAEELLLEAAALLLKGQAKGKNAKQVFGEKPGDYFKDVMDSAPPRAPRSRLKNSLMISWSALTLLFGTMGIAGLITQWSGGPHELFGQLSLFTLVVVGAGSIVLVELIMKWMASLSEDDSPKPKTFDIKALGIYIGIAVIAVFAGLFLDNLFPVIPVSPWVSLALAAAGGLGLKFIFFPS is encoded by the coding sequence ATGAAAGTCAAAGCTATGATTAAGCAGAACAACCTGCTGCGGGAGCAGATGACACCGTCTAACCGCTCTTATTTCGAAGATATGATTCTGGCGATGCGCGCCAGTTCAGTAGATGCTGTACGTGCAGAGGAGCTGCTGCTGGAGGCGGCCGCGCTGCTGCTGAAGGGACAAGCCAAGGGGAAGAACGCCAAGCAGGTTTTTGGCGAGAAGCCCGGTGATTATTTCAAGGACGTGATGGACAGTGCCCCGCCGCGTGCACCGCGCAGCCGGCTGAAGAACTCCCTGATGATCTCCTGGTCCGCTCTGACCCTGCTATTCGGGACGATGGGCATTGCCGGTCTGATTACACAGTGGAGCGGCGGTCCGCACGAACTCTTCGGCCAGCTTAGCCTGTTCACGCTGGTCGTTGTCGGCGCAGGCTCCATCGTGCTGGTTGAGCTTATTATGAAATGGATGGCCTCCCTCTCGGAGGACGACAGTCCGAAGCCCAAGACCTTCGATATTAAGGCCTTGGGCATCTATATTGGAATTGCCGTGATTGCGGTATTCGCCGGCCTATTCCTCGATAATCTGTTCCCGGTGATTCCGGTCTCGCCCTGGGTCAGTCTGGCTCTGGCCGCTGCCGGAGGTCTAGGGCTGAAATTCATATTCTTCCCATCTTAG
- a CDS encoding alpha/beta fold hydrolase — MERNIIIRHNGEELTASIHYPAADRAGTGRCKNRVPLAVICHGFVGSRIGVDRIFVKAARELAQDGYMVIRFDYAGCGESSGDYGSEDMESMIGQTRAVLDYGISSADVDPQRVTLIGHSLGGAVALLTGVRDRRVKNLVLWSAVGYPFNDIVKIVGREAFDRSVKSGSADYAGYSFTPVYFNSLAAFQPFQEAGKFSGDVLVIHGTSDDVIPVDYAFLYQKLFWTRPEGRCDKEIIFQGDHTFSSGPAQEQVLKRTRDWMNQQEHLQEEWQNWMI; from the coding sequence ATGGAACGGAATATCATCATCCGGCATAACGGAGAGGAATTGACAGCGAGTATACATTATCCGGCCGCAGACCGGGCAGGGACAGGACGGTGCAAGAACCGGGTGCCGCTTGCAGTGATCTGCCACGGCTTCGTGGGCAGCCGGATCGGTGTCGACCGGATCTTCGTCAAGGCAGCCCGGGAGCTGGCGCAGGATGGCTATATGGTAATCCGTTTCGACTATGCAGGCTGCGGGGAGAGCAGCGGCGATTACGGCAGTGAGGATATGGAGTCGATGATCGGGCAGACCCGGGCGGTGCTGGATTACGGCATCAGCTCGGCCGATGTGGACCCGCAGCGTGTAACGCTGATCGGGCACAGTCTGGGAGGTGCGGTGGCGCTGCTGACCGGTGTCCGTGACCGGCGGGTGAAGAATCTTGTACTATGGTCAGCTGTCGGCTATCCCTTCAATGATATCGTCAAGATTGTCGGCAGGGAAGCTTTCGACCGGTCGGTGAAGAGCGGCAGCGCAGATTATGCCGGATATTCGTTCACTCCGGTATACTTTAATTCCCTGGCTGCTTTCCAGCCGTTCCAAGAGGCCGGAAAGTTCAGCGGCGATGTGCTGGTCATTCACGGAACCTCCGATGATGTGATCCCTGTGGACTATGCGTTCCTCTACCAGAAGCTGTTCTGGACCCGGCCGGAAGGACGGTGCGACAAGGAGATTATTTTCCAGGGCGATCATACCTTCTCTTCGGGTCCGGCGCAGGAGCAGGTGCTGAAGCGCACCCGGGACTGGATGAACCAGCAGGAGCATCTGCAGGAGGAATGGCAGAACTGGATGATATAG
- a CDS encoding class III extradiol ring-cleavage dioxygenase has product MKLPAFFIAHGSPLLVLEDNDYTRFLQRLGSDLGKPRGIVIFSAHWDSPEQLITVDTQHEAQHDFYGFPEEMYQLSYPAPGDPALSSRISELFKNSNLPHQPVLGRGLDHGAWVILSTMFPQADIPVVALSVDSLRSPEEQYNIGRMLAPLREEGVLLIGSGGLVHNLRLLKQKDQPEQWAIDFDGWIAERLAAWDLRSLYAYEKQAPHVREAVPAYGKEHFIPLFYAMGAADEGRRAQLMIQAYQYGTLSLNCWMLD; this is encoded by the coding sequence ATGAAATTACCGGCCTTTTTCATTGCGCACGGCTCCCCGCTGCTGGTACTTGAGGATAACGACTACACGCGTTTCCTGCAGCGGCTGGGTTCGGATCTGGGGAAGCCCCGCGGCATTGTGATCTTCTCAGCTCATTGGGACAGTCCAGAGCAGCTGATTACAGTGGACACACAGCATGAAGCGCAGCATGATTTCTACGGGTTCCCGGAAGAGATGTATCAGCTGAGTTATCCTGCTCCAGGTGATCCCGCACTCAGCAGCCGTATTTCGGAACTGTTCAAGAATAGTAATCTGCCCCATCAGCCCGTGCTGGGACGGGGGCTGGATCATGGCGCCTGGGTCATCCTGAGCACCATGTTCCCGCAGGCGGATATTCCGGTCGTGGCCTTATCCGTGGATTCGCTCCGCTCGCCTGAGGAGCAGTACAACATCGGACGGATGCTTGCTCCGTTGCGCGAGGAAGGCGTTCTCCTGATCGGCAGCGGCGGTCTGGTTCATAACCTCAGACTGCTGAAGCAAAAGGATCAGCCGGAGCAATGGGCGATTGACTTCGACGGGTGGATTGCAGAGCGGCTTGCGGCCTGGGATCTTCGCTCCCTGTATGCGTATGAGAAGCAAGCGCCACATGTGAGAGAGGCCGTACCTGCCTACGGCAAAGAACATTTTATCCCGCTCTTCTACGCAATGGGTGCAGCCGATGAAGGCAGACGGGCACAGCTAATGATTCAGGCCTACCAATACGGTACGCTCAGCCTGAACTGCTGGATGCTTGACTAA
- a CDS encoding DUF3048 domain-containing protein codes for MSISMNRSVSRPVYTLVLAAVLLSACSNEQANPVPVQTSVPTAAPTLEPQPTEVAQTPAPEPAAGAISGLTGLVSEEGSLPRPLAVMINNAPAARPQSGISEADILYEVLAEGGITRLIGIFQSHAGVVKIGPIRSIRPYLLDIGESYGGITVHAGGSPDAYAILQRQKKADMDEIGRAGAYFWRDKERKAPHNLYSNAAKLREGAGKLGYAESVKVPGFLFNDPDYIPVEGTPALALSVNFLLKSYNVGYQYNAEQRTYARLVNGKPHLDLNNNRPVEAANIIVMGSDHKVLDDVGRLQVDTELGGEAVLLQRGVAIKGKWSRSPGDVIRFVKKDGKEALMFPGITHILIVPNSPSFSSHVEYALAPASL; via the coding sequence GTGTCTATATCGATGAACCGTTCTGTATCCCGTCCTGTATATACTCTAGTCCTTGCCGCCGTGCTGCTCTCTGCCTGCAGTAATGAGCAAGCCAACCCTGTACCTGTACAAACATCTGTACCAACAGCAGCGCCTACCCTGGAGCCACAGCCGACAGAGGTGGCGCAGACCCCGGCCCCTGAGCCTGCCGCCGGAGCGATCTCCGGCTTAACGGGCCTGGTATCTGAAGAGGGGAGCCTGCCCCGGCCGCTCGCGGTCATGATTAATAATGCGCCGGCGGCCCGCCCGCAGTCCGGGATCAGTGAGGCGGATATTCTGTACGAGGTGCTGGCCGAGGGCGGGATTACCCGGCTGATCGGCATCTTTCAGAGTCATGCCGGCGTGGTAAAGATCGGCCCGATCCGCAGTATCCGCCCGTATCTGCTGGATATTGGCGAGAGCTACGGCGGCATAACAGTGCATGCCGGAGGCAGTCCGGACGCTTATGCCATTCTGCAACGGCAGAAGAAGGCGGATATGGACGAAATCGGACGCGCGGGAGCTTACTTCTGGCGGGACAAGGAACGCAAGGCCCCGCATAACCTGTACAGCAATGCCGCCAAGCTGCGGGAGGGTGCCGGGAAGCTGGGGTATGCGGAGAGCGTGAAGGTCCCTGGTTTTCTTTTCAATGATCCGGATTACATTCCTGTGGAGGGCACCCCGGCGCTTGCGCTGAGTGTGAACTTCCTGCTGAAGAGCTACAATGTCGGGTACCAATATAATGCAGAGCAGCGTACGTATGCCCGCCTGGTGAACGGCAAGCCGCATCTGGATCTGAATAATAACCGTCCGGTGGAAGCGGCGAACATCATCGTGATGGGTTCGGACCATAAGGTGCTTGACGATGTCGGCCGGCTGCAGGTGGATACGGAGCTGGGGGGAGAAGCAGTGCTGTTACAGCGCGGCGTAGCGATTAAGGGCAAATGGTCGCGCAGCCCCGGAGACGTCATCCGGTTCGTGAAGAAGGACGGCAAGGAGGCGCTGATGTTCCCGGGAATCACCCATATTCTGATTGTCCCGAACAGCCCCTCGTTCAGCAGTCATGTCGAATATGCGCTGGCGCCTGCATCCCTCTAA
- a CDS encoding DUF47 family protein — translation MKLRKKDIFFETLENMADTIVQAADYFAQNISTLQGNVENFAAEMKKYESQCDTYTHTVIKELNKTFITPLERDDIMDLITSMDDVIDGLEASASRFYMYNLLDADEYIVQFAEILRQSAYEIQKAVHLLSQKKLLAIREYTIRLNDLENQGDEVLRICTKALFETVKDPIELIKRKELYERLETTTDKCEDVANMLESIIMRNS, via the coding sequence ATGAAGCTCAGAAAAAAGGATATATTCTTTGAGACGCTGGAAAACATGGCTGACACCATTGTTCAGGCTGCGGATTATTTCGCTCAGAATATCTCGACTCTCCAGGGCAATGTGGAGAACTTCGCCGCGGAGATGAAGAAATACGAATCCCAGTGCGATACTTACACACATACTGTCATCAAGGAATTGAACAAGACGTTCATTACGCCGCTGGAGCGGGACGACATCATGGATCTGATCACCAGCATGGACGATGTCATTGATGGTCTGGAGGCCTCAGCCTCGCGTTTCTATATGTATAACCTGCTGGATGCGGATGAGTATATTGTCCAGTTTGCAGAGATTCTCCGCCAGAGTGCATACGAGATCCAGAAGGCAGTTCATTTGCTCTCCCAGAAGAAGCTGCTGGCGATCCGCGAATACACTATCCGTCTGAATGATCTGGAGAACCAGGGCGACGAAGTCCTGCGTATCTGCACCAAGGCCCTGTTCGAGACTGTGAAGGACCCGATTGAGCTGATTAAGCGCAAAGAATTGTATGAGCGGCTCGAGACCACCACGGATAAATGTGAAGACGTAGCCAACATGCTGGAATCGATCATCATGCGTAACTCATAA
- a CDS encoding inorganic phosphate transporter yields MDTSIYVLAFVIFLALAFDFINGFHDTANAIATSVSTRALKPRTAIMLAASMNFIGALMFTGVAKKIGGSITDPTLLDNGIDIVTATLIAAIIWNLVTWWLGIPSSSSHALIGALAGAVYVGAGTEHIKWSGFIEIVEGLIFSPLIAFVIGYIVMTILKWIFAKRSPHTVNKGFRSMQIVTAALQSFTHGTNDAQKAMGIITFALVTSGRLETMEVPLWVKIAAATSMALGTSIGGWKIIKTMGTKIFKIEPINGFAADISAASVIFTATLLHLPVSTTHAITSSILGVGSAKRFSAVKWGVAGRIVVTWFITIPISALLSGVIFKLFF; encoded by the coding sequence ATGGATACATCTATATATGTACTAGCTTTTGTTATCTTTCTTGCGCTGGCGTTCGACTTCATTAACGGCTTCCATGATACCGCCAATGCGATTGCTACCTCTGTCTCGACCCGTGCGCTGAAGCCGCGTACAGCCATCATGCTGGCCGCCTCGATGAACTTTATCGGCGCATTGATGTTCACCGGCGTGGCGAAGAAGATCGGGGGCAGCATTACCGATCCGACCCTGCTGGACAACGGGATAGATATTGTCACAGCGACGCTCATTGCGGCAATTATCTGGAATCTCGTGACCTGGTGGCTGGGTATTCCTTCGTCCTCCTCCCATGCGCTTATCGGTGCGTTAGCCGGTGCGGTCTATGTTGGGGCAGGTACAGAGCATATCAAATGGAGCGGGTTCATTGAGATCGTAGAGGGGCTGATTTTCTCCCCGCTGATCGCTTTTGTAATCGGGTATATTGTGATGACGATTCTGAAGTGGATCTTCGCGAAGCGCAGTCCGCATACGGTCAACAAGGGCTTCCGTTCGATGCAAATCGTGACGGCCGCACTGCAATCCTTCACCCATGGTACGAATGACGCGCAGAAGGCGATGGGGATCATTACCTTTGCACTCGTTACCTCGGGACGGCTTGAGACGATGGAGGTTCCGCTCTGGGTTAAGATTGCAGCGGCTACATCCATGGCACTCGGAACGTCTATCGGCGGCTGGAAGATTATTAAGACGATGGGCACGAAGATTTTCAAAATTGAGCCGATCAACGGCTTCGCGGCGGATATTTCGGCGGCCTCTGTTATTTTCACGGCTACGCTGCTGCATCTGCCAGTAAGTACAACCCACGCGATCACTTCATCGATTCTGGGTGTAGGTTCTGCCAAGCGCTTCTCCGCTGTCAAATGGGGAGTGGCCGGACGGATCGTGGTTACCTGGTTCATTACGATTCCGATCAGCGCCTTGCTGTCGGGAGTGATCTTCAAGCTCTTCTTTTAG
- a CDS encoding amino acid ABC transporter ATP-binding protein, with protein MIDFHQVDKHYGQFHVLKGIDLHVQEGEVVVVVGPSGSGKSTMLRCINRLETITSGGLTVDGITVNERKTDINTLRKEIGMVFQHFNLYPHKKVIDNITLAPVKVLGLSKAEAEKTAMYYLEKVGIADKAESYPSQLSGGQQQRVAIARGLAMKPKIMLFDEPTSALDPEMVGEVLDVMRALAREGMTMVVVTHEMGFAREVADRVIFMDQGQIVEEAEPEAFFASPKEERTRTFLSRVLSH; from the coding sequence TTGATCGACTTTCATCAGGTAGACAAACATTACGGACAATTCCATGTACTGAAGGGCATTGATCTGCATGTTCAGGAAGGGGAAGTAGTTGTTGTAGTCGGTCCTTCCGGCTCCGGCAAGAGCACGATGCTGCGCTGCATTAACCGTCTGGAGACGATAACGAGCGGCGGATTAACCGTGGACGGTATAACTGTAAACGAACGCAAGACAGATATCAATACCCTGCGCAAAGAGATCGGAATGGTCTTCCAGCACTTCAACCTGTACCCGCACAAAAAGGTGATTGATAACATCACGCTGGCCCCGGTGAAGGTGCTGGGCTTAAGCAAGGCGGAAGCGGAGAAGACCGCAATGTATTATCTGGAGAAGGTCGGCATTGCCGACAAGGCAGAGTCCTATCCTTCCCAGCTGTCCGGCGGACAGCAGCAGCGGGTGGCGATTGCCCGGGGGCTGGCGATGAAGCCGAAGATTATGCTGTTCGACGAGCCGACCTCGGCGCTGGACCCGGAGATGGTCGGAGAGGTGCTCGATGTCATGCGCGCCCTGGCGCGTGAGGGCATGACAATGGTCGTTGTGACCCATGAGATGGGCTTCGCCCGTGAGGTAGCGGACCGGGTCATCTTCATGGATCAAGGGCAGATCGTGGAAGAGGCGGAGCCGGAAGCCTTCTTCGCCAGCCCGAAGGAAGAGCGGACGCGTACTTTTCTCAGCCGTGTATTAAGCCATTAA
- a CDS encoding glutamate ABC transporter substrate-binding protein, whose product MKMSKSFKVLSALMIAALLVIAGCGNNKGKNDPAAGGNAAGGAAADSAAIAKIKERGKLLVGVKFDTRLFGLKDPASGNVEGFDIDISKAIAKKILGDENAIELKEVTSKTRIPMLNNGEIDMVVATMTITEDRKKEVDFSDVYFQAGQSLLVKKGSPITGLESVTKDTKILGSKGATSIKNIKEKVPGVNVLEFDNYQDAFSALKAGQGDALTTDDAILYGMASQDPGFEVVGKPFTDEPYGIAVQKGNADVVKAINDTLAELKANGEYDAIYTKWIGKAPAK is encoded by the coding sequence ATGAAAATGTCTAAGAGCTTCAAGGTGTTAAGTGCGCTGATGATTGCGGCCCTGCTGGTCATTGCCGGATGCGGCAACAACAAGGGCAAGAACGACCCTGCGGCAGGCGGCAATGCAGCCGGAGGGGCAGCAGCTGACTCTGCAGCCATTGCCAAGATCAAGGAGCGCGGCAAGCTGCTCGTCGGCGTGAAGTTCGACACCCGCCTGTTCGGTCTGAAGGACCCGGCCTCCGGCAACGTGGAAGGCTTCGACATCGACATCTCCAAGGCCATCGCTAAGAAAATTCTCGGTGACGAGAATGCCATCGAGCTGAAGGAGGTGACCTCCAAGACGCGCATTCCGATGCTGAATAACGGCGAGATCGATATGGTGGTGGCTACCATGACCATTACGGAGGACCGCAAGAAGGAAGTCGATTTCTCTGACGTCTATTTCCAGGCCGGCCAGTCCCTGCTTGTAAAGAAGGGCAGCCCGATAACAGGCCTGGAGAGCGTTACGAAGGATACGAAGATCCTCGGCTCCAAGGGGGCAACCTCGATCAAGAATATCAAAGAGAAGGTGCCGGGCGTAAACGTGCTTGAATTCGATAACTACCAGGATGCCTTCAGCGCGCTCAAGGCGGGGCAGGGTGACGCGCTCACTACGGATGATGCGATTCTGTACGGAATGGCCTCACAGGACCCCGGCTTCGAGGTGGTAGGGAAGCCGTTTACCGATGAGCCATACGGCATTGCGGTCCAGAAAGGCAACGCGGATGTAGTTAAGGCGATTAATGATACACTGGCTGAACTGAAGGCGAATGGGGAGTATGATGCCATCTATACGAAGTGGATTGGTAAAGCCCCGGCTAAATAA